ATTTCGCGGTGCGCATGTTCTTCCTGGCGCGCATTCCGGGCGTGAAAGGGACGGCGGGCACGGCGGCGACGACCAAGAAAACGATGAAGTCCTCGCCCGGCTACATGTGGAACGTCAACCACACCGTGCCGATCGACGATCCGATGGAGCTCTTTCCCGTGCACATGACCGAAGGCGGCGTTTAGCTCGTCGTCCCGGACGCCCGAACGCGCGATCCGGGACCCATTTTGACTTTGCCTTTTTGAACATGGATTCCCGCCTTCGCGGGAATGACGATCAGGGAACCACGATGACCAAGCTCTCCGACCTCGCTTCCACCGTCCGCAGCAAGAACGCGGGCGTGAACCAGATCACCTTCGACATCATCTTCCCGAACGCCGAGAGCTACCGGCGCGTGCTCGAGAGCGGCGCGATCACGAAAGGGTCGGTCGCCGATCTCTTCCGCATCCCGCAGTCGCGCATCTCCGACTTCGTCGCCTTCGACGTCGCCAACGCGATCAAATTCACCCTCTACCGCCTGCGCCCCAGCGGCAGCCCGGGCGACTGGGACATCCTCGGCTGCCAGCAGTACGGCCCGCTGCTCGAGCTCCAAATCCCCGACTAGCCAAAAAATCGATCTGCCCGGAAGAGTCGGGCGCGAGCTTACCCCGCCCCGCCGCGTGAGCTAACATCGGGCTCCATGACGACCGAATTCACAGAAGCGCTGCGCACGCGCGCCGAAAGCGTGCTCGACCAATGCACCGCCTGCGGCGCGTGCTTCGACATCTGTCCGATGACCGGCCCGGCGGGCCTCGATGACCAGAGCGGCGAGGCCGTCACGCGCGGCGTGCTCGACCTGCTGCGCGGCGAGCCGGGCGGCAAAGCGGCCGAGACGTGGGCGAAAGCCTGCTCGGGCAGCGGCACGTGCATCCCGAAATGTCCGCACGGCGTGAACCCGCGCTTCATGCTGACGCTCGCCCGGGTGGCGATCAACCGCCGCACCGACGCGCAGGCGCGCGAAGACAAAGGCCGCGCCGACTTCACCAAGATGGGCCGCGGCGTGCGCATCCTCTCGCACATCCAGCTCTCCGCCGAAGCCCTGGAGCGCGTGCATCCCCGCGCGCCGCAGCAGGGCACGCCGGACGTCGTCTTCTATACCGGCTGCAACGTGCTGAAGACGCCGCACATCGTGCTGCTCTGCCTCGATATCCTCGACGCGCTCGGCGTGTCGTATCGTGTGATGGGCGGCCCGGGCAACTGCTGCGGCGTCATCCAGTTCCGCACGGCCGACCTCGAGACCTCCGGCAAGATCGGCTACCGCACGGCCGACCGCTTCGCCGAGACCGGCGCTTCGAAAGTGGTGTCGTGGTGTCCGACCTGCCAGGTGCAACTCGGCGAGAACGTGCTGCCGGGACGCGAGAGCCGCTACGACTACGAAGGTTTCGTCGTGTTCCTCGCCGAGCACATCGACGAGCTGCGCCCGCACTTCAAACACCGCGTGGAAAAGCGCGTCGGCCTGCACGAGCATCCCGGCGTGGCCGGCATTTCGGAAGCCGCCGAGCGCGTGCTGCGCGCGATCCCCGGCCTCACCTTCGTCGAGCTCGAGCAGCCGCGCGTGGGCTATATGTGCAACACGCTGCCCGCGGCCTACAAGCGCGACCTGCACACGAGCCTGCTCGAGGCCGCTGCGGCCGCCGGCGTCGACACGCTGGCGGGCATCTACCACGCGTGCCACCGCGACCTCTGCGCGCACGAGCGCGACTGGCCTTACGAGGTGGTGAACTTCCTCGAGCTCGTCGGCGAGGCGATGGGCATACGGCACGAGGACCACTTCAAACGCCTGAAGAAGCTCCAGGACGCGGAAGCCGTGCTTGCCGACGTGATGGACCTGGTGAAGACCCACGGCCTCGACGTCGAGGAAGTGCGCAGCGTGATCACGAAAGAGATGCTCGGAGAGCAGACGCTTCCGCTGAAAACGTCCTAGGGTGCGCGCAAGCGCAGCTGCACATTTCCCTCCAATCCCCGCGTATGCCATGTTTTGGGGCACGCCGCTTGCGAATCGGGCTGAAAAATCCATTTTCTGAAATCAAGGCGCTCGACCCGAAAGTGAACCGAACCCATGCCTGAGGCCATCAGGGTCCTGCACCTCGAGGACAATCCCTCCGACGCCGCGCTGATCCAGGCCAAGCTGCGCGCCGATATCCGCTCGTGCGACATCGAGTGGGTGCAGGGGGAAGCCGATTTCGCGGCGGCGCTCGCGCGCTCCGATTTCGACCTGGTGCTGAGCGACTTCAACCTCACCGGCTACAACGGCATGGAGGCGCTCGAGCTCGCGCAGAGCGAGCGGCCCGAAGCGCCGGTGATCCTGCTCTCGGGCGAGCTGACCGAGGAGGAAGCGATCGCGTGCGTGAATCGCGGCGCGACCGATTACGTCTTCAAGGACCGGCTCGAGCGCCTCGTCCCGGCGGTGACGCGCGCGCTGCGCGAATCGGCCGAACGGCGCAGGCGCCTGCAGGCCGAAGCCGCGCTGCGCCTGAACGAGCGGCGGCTGCAGCTCGCGCTCGAAGCGAGCGAGACCGCGGTGTGGGAGCTCGACGTCGAATCCGGCGCGCTCCAGTTCTCGCGCGGGCCCGAGCCCTTGCTCGGCTTTTCCGCCGACGAGCTGCCTGCGACGATCGACGGCTGGACGAAGCTCGTGCACCCGCACGACTCGCACCACGTCGCCGATGCGATCGCGCACGTGCTCTCGGGCGAGAGCCCGAAGCTGCGCATCGAGTACCGCATCCGCTCCAAGCAGGGCTCGTCGCGCTGGCTGCAGACCGTGGGCGGCGTGGTGCAGTCGGCGGGCGGCAAGCCCGTGCGGATTTCGGGCACGCATCGGGACATCACCGATCTCAAGGATTACCAGGCCGAGCTCGAGTTCCGCGCCAATCACGACTGGCTCACCGGACTCGCCAACCGTAACGTGCTCGCCGACCGCATCGATCATTCGGTCGCGATCGCGGAGCGCTCGCGGCGCGGCTTCGGGCTGCTGTATCTCGACCTCGACGGATTCAAGGCGGTGAACGACACGCTCGGCCACGGCGCGGGCGATCAGCTCCTGCAGGCGGTCGTCGGCCGCCTGAAGAGCTGCGTGCGCGACTCGGACACCGTCGCGCGCCTCGGCGGCGACGAGTTCGCGGTCGTGCTGCACGACATCGCGCAGACCGCCGCCGCGGGCACGGTCGCGCACAAGGTGCTGCAGGAGGTGTCGAAGCCGTTCGAGATCGCGGGCCGCGAAGTGCGCGTGTCGGCGAGCATCGGCGTCGCGATCTATCCGACCGACGGCACCAGTCGCGAAACCCTGCTCGCCAACGCCGACACCGCGATGTATCGCGCGAAGCAGAGCGGCCGCAACCAGGTGATCTTCTATACCGCTGAGCTCGGCGCCGACGCGCAGGCGCGGCTGGAGCTCGAATCCGACCTGCGCAAGGCGGTCCAGAACGACGAGCTCGAGCTGCACTACCAGCCGCGCGTGGACTTCTCCACCGGCGCGATCACCGCGATCGAAGCGCTGGTGCGCTGGCGCAGGCCCGGCCACGGGCTCGTCACGCCCGCGCGCTTCCTGCCGATCGCCGAGGGCAACGGCCTCATCGTGCCGATCGGCGAATGGGTGCTGCGCACCGCGTGCGCGCAGATGAAGCGCTGGCGCGACGCGGGCCACACCGCCTCGCGCGTCGCGGTCAACCTCTCGGCGCGCCAGCTGAGGCAGCCCGATCTCGCGGAGAAGATATCCGCGATCCTCCGGGAGATCGGTCTAGAAAGCCGCTATCTCGAGCTCGAGATACCGGAGGAAGCGACCGACGACCCGGGCTCGCACAAGATGATCGAAGCGCTCACCGCGCTCGGCGTCGCGCACACCATCGACGATTTCGGGACGAGCTTCGCGTCGCTCGCGTACCTTAAGCGCTCGGCGGTCGACGTGCTCAAGATCGATCGCTCGTTCGTGCGCGGCCTGCCCGACAACGCCGACGACGCCGGCATCGTGCGCTCGATCATCGCGATCGGCCACAGCCTGGACATCGCGGTCGTCGCCGAAGGCGTGGAGACCGAAGGCCAGCGGCGCTTCCTCGAAGCCCACGGCTGCGACGGGATGCAGGGCTACCTCCACTCCCGCCCGGGACCGGTGGAGGACATGGACATCGAGCGCCGCGTGCCGACGTCGACATAGGCGCAAGGCGTCGCGATACGTCGCGTAGGGTGCGTTAAGGCGTCGCCGTAACGCACCGAGGCTCCTCGGCGCTATCCCGTCGTCCCGGACGCGTCCGCGAAGCGCACGCGATCCGGGACCCATCTTGACGTTCGACGCCGCGACCTTCGTCGTAGGGCGTGCAAACGCACCGCGCCTTACACCGTTCGTCCTCAGCGTAGCGCAGCGAAGTCGAAGGATGAACGGCGCACCCGCCGCCTTGATGCATAGCGTGCTCACCACAGGTTAGCGCCGAGTCGCGCACGGCCTTCCCGCCCGAATCGGCGTCGTTACTGCGCTGCCGCTGCGTAACGATTCGCGTGCTTGCGCGCGCGACCCTGCGCTGCTCGCCGAGGGCGGCGACTGCGCAACCGACGCGACGCAATGTCGCGTCATCCCGGACGCGTGCGCGATAGCGCCCGCGATCCGGGATCCATCTTGACGTTAAAGGGCTCGACAGTCCTCGTCGACAACCCCGCCCTCGTCTGCGCTGCTCGGGCGCCTCCACGGGCTCAAAGACCGCGCCCGACCCGGCGCGTGGGCTGCGCGCGACGTGGACGCGCTCGTGGTATAGGCCAGAAGCGCAAGCTCGGGGCGACACGAGCTCGGCCAGTGCAGGCAGCCCCCCGCCGGACCTAATGTGCGGCGGGACATTCTCGCTGTCGTGGCGATGCCTGTCCTCGTGAGTAGATTCGGGCCGCGACCAGAGCGCTCGAACTTGACCTTGCAAAGGCCGCGGCCGCAGCGCCTCGAAAATTTCCGACTACAATCGCTCGATCCCGCATTAATGACAAGAACGTGGGGGAATTCCAGCCATGGCGACAACCAATGACCAGTTACTGGCGGAGTTTGAGGACTTACTTCGCACTACTCCGAATCCCGCAACCATCCGCCATTTCACAGATGCAGACTTAGATTGGCTTGGGAGACTTTCTGCCGCGGTTGAAGCATGGAATTCAAGTAAGGCAGCAGTGCTTGCAAAGCTACTCGATACGTTGCACCAGCCAGGCGAAGCGCGCGCGGCTGCGGCGGCATACCGGCAGATCATGGCATTGCTGCGTCAAGCGCGGCATGACCTTCGAATGAAAACTGTGGGACCGCTGACAGTAGCAGTAGGCGAAGGCATGGTTTTCGATTACTTCGACGAATTACGCAAGACTGTTGAAGCAGCAAAAGAAGATGCTTTCTTTATCGACCCATACTTAGATGCCGAGTTCGTGTCCAAGTATCTTCCACATATCACCCCCGGCACGGCGATTCGACTCCTCGCACGTGAAAAACTTTCGATGCTACTCCCCGCGGTCGACGCCTTCGCAAAGCAATGCGCAGCAACCGTGGCCGTTCGTTCGGCTGCACAGTTCCATGATCGTTACGTGATAATCGATCGCGCTGCCTGTTATCAGTCAGGTGCGTCTTTCAAGGACGGCGCCAAGAAGGCGCCGACGACACTAACACAAATTACCGACGCGTTTACCGCCGTCTTGAAGACGTACGAGGATATCTGGGCGTCTGCGAAAGTGGAGCGCTAGTCGAGCACTGTATGTTTCTTGGAGAGAGCCTATGTCGGGGATTTTCCAAGTTGGCGACGTAGTTCAGCTCAAGTCAGGCGGTCGACAAATGACGGTTGAAGAAATTGGTGCTGATGGTTACGTCACGTGTGTGTATTTTGTCGGCGACCATTGTGAGCGCCACGCCTTTCTTGAGGCGACGCTCAAGAAATACGTGTCAGTATCGCCAGTTGTGCGCACGCGGCGAGTTTGAAGCCATCACCTCGTTTGGGGATATTTGCCGCGAGGGCTGTTCGCAAATGCCGCTTTGAAGCGGTCGTAGCGGCCCTGGAGTTCCGCTTCCGGGTCGCGTGCGGCGGCTGATCTTCGAAGATCGCCCGGAAGAATCCTCGCGCGGTTGAAGCGGTACGCGTGATGGGGTTAGATCCGTCGAACAACATAGTCGTTGCCGTCCAGTCGTCTGCAGAATGATTACCAAACCAGGACGGTCAACCGGATAAATGTAGGCAAATGTATGAGGCGATGTCTCGCGTTGCGCTCGGAGTTGAGAACGCAGTGGGTGCCCCCGAAGTATCACCCGCAGATGGGAAGTGCCGCGTTGCTACGGCCTCCGCGAGGAGGTTTCATTCGCCTGTATCACTTTACTACGGCGGACTACGCGATTCAGGCCATCAGCTTGCGTAGGTTGAAGGTAGCGAGGTTCTCCGACCTTAATGACCCTTTCGAACTCGAGGCGGTGAACTTTCGTGAAGCACGAACAAGGCGCATCGTGCGGGCCTTCAAGGATCAATATGGGGAGAGAACGGGACTACTTTCGTTCAGTGCCGATTGGACGAATCCTCTACTATGGAGTCACTACTCGGCGAAACATCAGGGAATTTGCCTCGGGTTCAATGTCATGGAAAGCGAGGTAGAGCACGTGCGCTACGAAGACGTACGTATTCGAGATGCCTTCAGAGATGGAGACCCAGGAAGTCTAAGCGAAGATTTGCAGCAGCAACTACTCTGCACGAAGTACAGCGGCTGGAGTTATGAGGATGAATGGAGACGTTTTATTCCGCTTGATGATACAACGAAGCAAGGACGCTTTCAGTTCTTCGGCTTTGACGCAACGATCGAACTAGCGGAAGTTATATTGGGTACTCAGTGTTCGGCCGATGTGCTGCAAGTCGCAGAGCTCGCAACTAAGCTACACCCTACCGTAGACGCCGTCCTGAGAGGGCGGCTCATGCATAAAGATTTCAAGATCGTCCCAGACGAATTTAATCCGGCTTGGTTTGCCCCTGAGTATCGCTCAGCTCTCGTCCCCAACTAAGCACATGGATGTCAGACGGTCCCTTTCGCCCTCATAATTCTGAGCGACTGCTTCGGGGTCGCTTTCTGCTGTTCGTCGACACGTTCGCAGCGCTTGCCACCCAGGGCGCCTTGTCGGGCAGTCGTGGCCACAGCCCACGCGCCGGGTCGGGCGCGGTCTTTGAGCCCGTGGAGGCGCCCGAGCAGCGCAGACGAGGGCGGGGTTGTCGACGGGGACTGTCGAGCCCTTTAACGTCAAGATGGATCCCGGATCGCGCGCGCCACGGCGCACGCGTCCGGGACGACGCGACACGCGTCGCGTCGGTTCCGCAGGAGTCGCCCTCGGCGAGCAGCGCAGGGTCGCGCACACGTGCACGCGAATCGCTACGCAGCGGCAGCGCAGTAGAGACGCCGATTCGGGCGAGAAGGCCGTGCGCGACTCGGCGCTACCCAGTGATGAGCACGCGATGCATCAAGGCGGCGGTGTAAGGCGGCCTGTTCGCACGTACCCTACGGAACGGATGTCGCGGCGTCGAACGTCAAGATGGGTCCCGGATCGCGTGCGCTTCGCGGACGCGTCCGGGACGACGTGATATGTGGTCTCGGAGCTTTGCGGTGCGTTACGTCGCTGCGCGACTAACACACCCTACGTCAGACGGCGACCTGAGTGCGTAGCTCGACGACTCTGTCCGGCGGCAGGCGCAGGTAATCCGCCACCGTCGGCGAGTTCTGGAGCATCCACGCGAAGAGCTTGCGCCGCAGGCCGAAGCCGCGCGGCTGGGTGACCGATACGAGCTCGCCCTTGCTCGTGAAGAACGAGGCGGTGTCGGCGTCGATGCGCAGGCCGCGCAGCCCCGCGAGCCGGATGATCATCGCGACGTCGGGATCCTCGCGGAAGCCGAACTGCGCGATCACGCGCCACTTGCTGTCGTCGAGGCGCTCGATGTCGAGCCGCTCGTCGTCGTCGATGTACGGCACGTTCGCGAACTCGATGCACACGAACACCGTCTTCTCGTGCACGACCATGTTGTGCTTCAGGTTGTGCAGGAATGCGCTGGGATAACCGGTGCGGCGCGAGCTGAAGAAGACGCCGGTGCGCGGCACCCGCACCGCCGCGGACAGGCCCACGCGGACGATGTCGGCGCGCGCCTCGGGCTGCACCGCGCGGCGCGCCTGGAGGAGCTCGACGCCTTTACGCCACGTCGTGAGCACCGTGAAGATCACGCTCGCGAGCGCGAGCGGGAACCAGCCGCCGTCGTCGATCTTGGTGCCGTTGGAGGTGAGGAAGGTCGCTTCGATCGAGAGGAACACGACGAGCGCGGCGAGGATGCCCCACTTCGTGCGGCCCTTGCGCGTGAACAGCACCACCGCGAGCAGGATCGAGCTGATGATCATGTCGCCGTTGACCGCGATGCCGTACGCGCCGGCGAGCGCGCTCGACGAGCCGAAGCCGATGACCAGCGACACCACGCCGACGAGCATCAGGTAGTTCACCAGCGGCACGTAGATCTGGCCCTGCGCGGTGTCGGAGGTGTGCAGCACGCGTAAGCGAGGCAGGAAGTTGAGGCGAGACGCCTGCTGGGTCACCGAATACGCCGCGGAGATCGTCGCCTGCGAAGCGATGATCGTCGCGCACGTCGCGAGCACGACCAGCGGCAGCAGCAGCGGCTCGGGCGCGAGCAGGTAGAACGGGTTCTTGGCGGCCGCGGGCGTCCTCAGCACGAGCGCGCCCTGCCCGAAGTAGTTGAGGAGGAGCGACGGGAAGACGAGGCCGTACCACGCGATGCGGATCGGTATCTTGCCGAAGTGCCCCATGTCGGCATACAGCGCTTCCGCGCCGGTCACGCACAGGAACACCGCCCCGAGCGCGAGCAGCGCGAGGCCCGGCCGATGCGCGGCGAAATCGATCGCGTAGCGCGGATCGACGGCTTGCAGCACCTCGGGCGTCTTCAGCACGCTGGCGAGACCGAGCCCGGCGAGCGTGAGAAACCACAGGATCATCACCGGCCCGAAGATGCGCCCGATGCGCGCGGTGCCGCGGCGCTGGACCATGAACAGCGACACCAGCAGCACGATCGCGATGGGGATCACCCAGTGCTCGAATCGCGGCGTCGCGACCGACAGCCCTTCCACCGCCGACAGCACCGAGATCGCCGGAGTGATGATCGCGTCGCCGTAGAAAAGCGACGCCGCGGTCGCGCCCAGCATTACGACGGCGGCATGGAAGCGCCGGCGGCTGCCGGCGGCATCGAGGGCGAAGGTGAGCAGCGCCAGCACCCCGCCTTCGCCGCGATGGTCGAAGCGCAGCATGAACGTCACGTACTTGACCGCGACGACGAGCGTGATCGCCCACACCATCATCGACAGCACGGCATACACGTTGTGCGGGTTGACCGGCAGCGCGTG
The sequence above is a segment of the Burkholderiales bacterium genome. Coding sequences within it:
- a CDS encoding DUF4387 domain-containing protein translates to MTKLSDLASTVRSKNAGVNQITFDIIFPNAESYRRVLESGAITKGSVADLFRIPQSRISDFVAFDVANAIKFTLYRLRPSGSPGDWDILGCQQYGPLLELQIPD
- a CDS encoding (Fe-S)-binding protein, translating into MTTEFTEALRTRAESVLDQCTACGACFDICPMTGPAGLDDQSGEAVTRGVLDLLRGEPGGKAAETWAKACSGSGTCIPKCPHGVNPRFMLTLARVAINRRTDAQAREDKGRADFTKMGRGVRILSHIQLSAEALERVHPRAPQQGTPDVVFYTGCNVLKTPHIVLLCLDILDALGVSYRVMGGPGNCCGVIQFRTADLETSGKIGYRTADRFAETGASKVVSWCPTCQVQLGENVLPGRESRYDYEGFVVFLAEHIDELRPHFKHRVEKRVGLHEHPGVAGISEAAERVLRAIPGLTFVELEQPRVGYMCNTLPAAYKRDLHTSLLEAAAAAGVDTLAGIYHACHRDLCAHERDWPYEVVNFLELVGEAMGIRHEDHFKRLKKLQDAEAVLADVMDLVKTHGLDVEEVRSVITKEMLGEQTLPLKTS
- a CDS encoding EAL domain-containing protein, whose protein sequence is MPEAIRVLHLEDNPSDAALIQAKLRADIRSCDIEWVQGEADFAAALARSDFDLVLSDFNLTGYNGMEALELAQSERPEAPVILLSGELTEEEAIACVNRGATDYVFKDRLERLVPAVTRALRESAERRRRLQAEAALRLNERRLQLALEASETAVWELDVESGALQFSRGPEPLLGFSADELPATIDGWTKLVHPHDSHHVADAIAHVLSGESPKLRIEYRIRSKQGSSRWLQTVGGVVQSAGGKPVRISGTHRDITDLKDYQAELEFRANHDWLTGLANRNVLADRIDHSVAIAERSRRGFGLLYLDLDGFKAVNDTLGHGAGDQLLQAVVGRLKSCVRDSDTVARLGGDEFAVVLHDIAQTAAAGTVAHKVLQEVSKPFEIAGREVRVSASIGVAIYPTDGTSRETLLANADTAMYRAKQSGRNQVIFYTAELGADAQARLELESDLRKAVQNDELELHYQPRVDFSTGAITAIEALVRWRRPGHGLVTPARFLPIAEGNGLIVPIGEWVLRTACAQMKRWRDAGHTASRVAVNLSARQLRQPDLAEKISAILREIGLESRYLELEIPEEATDDPGSHKMIEALTALGVAHTIDDFGTSFASLAYLKRSAVDVLKIDRSFVRGLPDNADDAGIVRSIIAIGHSLDIAVVAEGVETEGQRRFLEAHGCDGMQGYLHSRPGPVEDMDIERRVPTST
- a CDS encoding DUF2971 domain-containing protein, with product MGSAALLRPPRGGFIRLYHFTTADYAIQAISLRRLKVARFSDLNDPFELEAVNFREARTRRIVRAFKDQYGERTGLLSFSADWTNPLLWSHYSAKHQGICLGFNVMESEVEHVRYEDVRIRDAFRDGDPGSLSEDLQQQLLCTKYSGWSYEDEWRRFIPLDDTTKQGRFQFFGFDATIELAEVILGTQCSADVLQVAELATKLHPTVDAVLRGRLMHKDFKIVPDEFNPAWFAPEYRSALVPN
- a CDS encoding KUP/HAK/KT family potassium transporter — encoded protein: MSVSAHGPKAVAALTLAALGVVYGDIGTSPLYAFKEAFGGTHALPVNPHNVYAVLSMMVWAITLVVAVKYVTFMLRFDHRGEGGVLALLTFALDAAGSRRRFHAAVVMLGATAASLFYGDAIITPAISVLSAVEGLSVATPRFEHWVIPIAIVLLVSLFMVQRRGTARIGRIFGPVMILWFLTLAGLGLASVLKTPEVLQAVDPRYAIDFAAHRPGLALLALGAVFLCVTGAEALYADMGHFGKIPIRIAWYGLVFPSLLLNYFGQGALVLRTPAAAKNPFYLLAPEPLLLPLVVLATCATIIASQATISAAYSVTQQASRLNFLPRLRVLHTSDTAQGQIYVPLVNYLMLVGVVSLVIGFGSSSALAGAYGIAVNGDMIISSILLAVVLFTRKGRTKWGILAALVVFLSIEATFLTSNGTKIDDGGWFPLALASVIFTVLTTWRKGVELLQARRAVQPEARADIVRVGLSAAVRVPRTGVFFSSRRTGYPSAFLHNLKHNMVVHEKTVFVCIEFANVPYIDDDERLDIERLDDSKWRVIAQFGFREDPDVAMIIRLAGLRGLRIDADTASFFTSKGELVSVTQPRGFGLRRKLFAWMLQNSPTVADYLRLPPDRVVELRTQVAV